In Rubrivirga marina, the following are encoded in one genomic region:
- a CDS encoding HlyD family secretion protein — protein sequence MSPTKKILIGLGVLLVVFIGVAAMLGGGEEGIEVETAEARVRTITQTVTASGTVASEVEVPISSDVSGEIIFLAVEEGDRVNQGDLLVRIQPDFYVTEAERARSQIATAQSGVGEAQASVVEAQRSVEQARADLARATAERERAERALERQQDLFDRDVAPAMDLEAARGAFEVARAAEQAARQAVSGAEARVGSARQRVQSAQTQVQSARAGARRASQELARTAIYAPMSGTVSQLNVELGERVVGTAQMSGTEIMRIARLDAMTMEIDVNENDVVNVEVGDSARVEVDAYPDEALGGAVAQIANSARIQNAGTAQAVTNFPVVVRLAAAGASAEDAERAPEEGVPSAPGPILRPGMSGTVDIYTRSVPEAVVVPIQAVTVRDINEVERERRRKARAGGDESADPDAVSEEEDLRRVVFVVEDGAAVMREVRTGIADDTHIEIREGLTGGETVITGPFRLLRTEIADGDKVQSDD from the coding sequence ATGTCCCCCACGAAGAAGATCCTGATCGGCCTCGGCGTATTGCTGGTCGTGTTCATCGGCGTCGCCGCGATGCTCGGCGGCGGCGAGGAGGGCATCGAGGTCGAGACGGCCGAGGCCCGCGTCCGGACGATCACCCAGACCGTGACCGCCTCGGGCACCGTGGCCTCCGAGGTCGAGGTGCCCATCTCGTCCGACGTCTCGGGTGAGATCATCTTCCTGGCCGTTGAGGAGGGCGACCGAGTGAACCAGGGCGACCTCCTCGTCCGCATCCAGCCGGACTTCTACGTGACCGAGGCCGAGCGGGCGCGCTCGCAGATCGCGACGGCCCAGAGCGGCGTCGGCGAGGCGCAGGCGTCGGTCGTCGAGGCCCAGCGGTCCGTCGAACAGGCCCGTGCCGACCTCGCCCGCGCGACCGCCGAGCGGGAGCGGGCCGAGCGCGCGCTCGAGCGCCAGCAGGACCTGTTCGACCGCGACGTGGCGCCGGCCATGGACCTCGAGGCCGCGCGCGGCGCGTTCGAGGTGGCCCGGGCCGCCGAGCAGGCCGCGCGCCAGGCCGTCTCCGGTGCCGAGGCCCGCGTCGGGAGCGCCCGCCAGCGCGTCCAGAGCGCGCAGACGCAGGTCCAGAGCGCCCGCGCCGGCGCCCGCCGCGCCAGCCAGGAGCTCGCGCGGACGGCCATCTACGCGCCGATGTCCGGGACCGTCAGCCAGCTCAACGTCGAGCTCGGCGAGCGCGTCGTCGGGACGGCCCAGATGTCGGGCACGGAGATCATGCGGATCGCCCGGCTCGACGCCATGACCATGGAGATCGACGTCAACGAGAACGACGTGGTCAACGTCGAGGTCGGCGACTCGGCGCGCGTCGAGGTCGACGCGTACCCGGACGAGGCCCTCGGTGGGGCGGTGGCCCAGATCGCCAACTCGGCGCGGATCCAGAACGCCGGGACGGCCCAGGCCGTGACCAACTTCCCCGTCGTCGTCCGGCTGGCCGCGGCGGGCGCCTCGGCCGAGGACGCCGAGCGCGCGCCCGAGGAGGGCGTCCCCAGCGCGCCCGGCCCCATCCTCCGGCCCGGCATGAGCGGGACCGTCGACATCTACACGCGGTCGGTGCCCGAGGCCGTCGTCGTGCCCATCCAGGCCGTCACCGTCCGCGACATCAACGAGGTCGAGCGGGAGCGCCGCCGGAAGGCTCGCGCGGGCGGCGACGAGTCGGCCGATCCCGACGCCGTGTCCGAGGAGGAGGACCTCCGCCGCGTCGTGTTCGTCGTGGAGGACGGCGCGGCCGTCATGCGCGAGGTCCGGACCGGCATCGCCGACGACACGCACATCGAGATCCGCGAGGGGCTCACGGGCGGCGAGACCGTCATCACGGGCCCGTTCCGCCTCCTCCGCACCGAGATCGCGGACGGGGACAAGGTCCAGAGCGACGACTAG
- a CDS encoding ABC transporter ATP-binding protein produces MVIDIADVWKTYRMGTQEVHALRGCSLAVERGEYVAIMGPSGSGKSTLMNVIGCLDVPTKGTYELEGRDVGRLTDDELAEVRNREIGFVFQTFNLLPRQDCLQNVELPLVYAGVGRAERKERATEALRRVGLGDRLDHKPNELSGGQRQRVAVARALVNRPAILLADEPTGNLDSTTSEEIMRLFELLYRQGNTLLVVTHEDDIAAHARRVVRLRDGVVETDEPVAGPALAGVSEAELEATAAA; encoded by the coding sequence ATGGTCATCGACATCGCCGACGTCTGGAAGACCTACCGGATGGGGACCCAGGAGGTCCACGCGCTCCGGGGGTGTTCGCTGGCGGTCGAGCGCGGCGAGTACGTCGCCATCATGGGGCCGTCGGGCTCGGGCAAAAGCACGCTGATGAACGTGATCGGCTGCCTCGACGTGCCGACGAAGGGGACGTACGAGCTGGAGGGCCGCGACGTGGGGCGGCTCACCGACGACGAACTCGCGGAGGTCCGCAACCGCGAGATCGGGTTCGTCTTCCAGACCTTCAACCTGCTCCCGCGCCAGGACTGCCTGCAGAACGTCGAGCTCCCGCTCGTCTACGCCGGCGTCGGGCGCGCCGAGCGGAAGGAGCGGGCGACCGAGGCGCTCCGCCGCGTCGGGCTGGGCGACCGACTCGACCACAAGCCGAACGAGCTGTCCGGCGGCCAGCGCCAGCGCGTGGCGGTCGCCCGCGCGCTCGTCAACCGCCCGGCCATCCTCCTCGCCGACGAGCCGACGGGCAACCTCGACTCGACGACGTCGGAGGAGATCATGCGCCTGTTCGAACTCCTCTACCGCCAGGGCAACACGCTCCTCGTGGTCACGCACGAGGACGACATCGCCGCGCACGCCCGCCGCGTCGTCCGCCTCCGCGACGGCGTCGTCGAGACGGACGAGCCGGTCGCGGGACCGGCGCTGGCGGGCGTCTCCGAGGCCGAGTTGGAGGCGACG